Within Brevinematia bacterium, the genomic segment GGAGATATAACACCTCTTAAAAGGAGTATGAAGGAGCTGGGGTTATTGAATCCTATTATAGTCTCTGAGGATTATGTTCTAATTGCTGGGTACAGGAGGTTGCTTTCTGCTAAGGAGCTTGGCTGGAAGAAAATAGTAGCAAGGGTTATAAGCTTGGACAAAAAACAAATGTTTGATGATATAGAATTTGACGAAAACTATGTTAGAAAAAACTTACTTCAAGAGGAAATAGAAGAGATTGTGAAGAAACAAAACCTTAGGAAGCGAGGATTTTTCAAAAGGCTTTTTAACAGTATCAAGAAGATCTTCTCATGACTGTGCTTAGATTTCTACTAGTAATAGTGGTTCTAAGTGTATTTACAGCTAATACTTCAGGCATTGAAATACTTGATGTTAAGGTTCATATCTCACTTCCTAAGAACCAAATGTTATACAGTGTTTCACTGTTGCCTAGTGAGAGATATGTTGTAGTGCTTTTTGACAGGGAGGTGAGGGAATTTAAAGTAAACGGTCTGAGGGCAAATTACAAAGTAACAACTGTTGATGAACTGCTAGCGTATAGTGTGGAACTACCTAAAGTTGATAAAATTGAACTAGAAATTGCTTGCGAGTATAACCTTGTTAAGGAATGCAAGATGAAGGGGATAGTGGTACTCTCAGAAATGATGAAGACACTGCCATACATTAGGAATGATTCCTTAGCGAGAACAAAAGAAGTAGTTACTACTACAACAGTTGAGCTATCAGCACTTGAGGAAATAGATTTAGTATTTGATGGTAAGAAGTTATCGGCTTCTAATGGCAATTTAATAACCTTTCAGAGAAGGCAGAACTTACCGTTAGTTTTAGGTTATCTAGATTTATTTAGCATGACTTTGGCTAACATGCGCGTTAGTATAGTTTTACCTAAGGGTAATGAAGGAGTATCTCTTGAAATACTTTCACTTATCAACTTATCGTTGAATGCTTTCACTTCAAAGTTTGATTTTAGATTTCCCAAAGAACTCAAGATTATATACTCTCCTAAGTCCAAGTTTTCAGAGAGAATAGGTGATACTATAGTTCTTAACGAAATAAAGCAAGTTGTTGATAATTATTTCTCAAACCTAGAGAAATTGGAAAACTTTATAGTGATTTCACACGAACTTCTTCATTCTGCTGTAAAAGGTTCTGTAGATGATAATCTAGTTGAAATATTTGAGGGGTTAGTGCAATACCTTAGCATAAAGCTACTTTCAGAAGTGTTCCTAAGTCCATCGGTTGAAGATAGAGTTTACGATAACTATCTCTCGCAAATGAGATATTACTCTTTTGCTAAGGAAGCTAAAGAGGCTTGGTTTATAGCTAGATACATAAAGTATCCTCTGGTGTTTAGGTATATCTCATCGGTTGTAGGGGAAATTTCTCTTATCTCGCTTTTTAAGTACTTATCAAGCTTAGATAGGGAGATAAGTTTGGATGTCTTTAAGGAAGCTTTCAGGAATATAACTGGTGTGAGTTTTGATGCTTTTTTGCCACTTTTTGATGGAGTTCCTACCCTCTGGAACTTGAAGATAAGTGTGTCAGGTAGGAACATAAATGTTTCTTCAACTGCTCCTACTAGAATAACCACAACCCTCAAGATAATATCTTCAGGGACTGAGACCAATATCTCCATAGATATTCCTAGAGATTCTTCTAGTACACTGGTATTTGATGGCAAGGTAGATAACGTTGTAGTCAATCC encodes:
- a CDS encoding ParB N-terminal domain-containing protein, giving the protein GDITPLKRSMKELGLLNPIIVSEDYVLIAGYRRLLSAKELGWKKIVARVISLDKKQMFDDIEFDENYVRKNLLQEEIEEIVKKQNLRKRGFFKRLFNSIKKIFS